A stretch of the Lolium perenne isolate Kyuss_39 chromosome 3, Kyuss_2.0, whole genome shotgun sequence genome encodes the following:
- the LOC127340293 gene encoding putative F-box protein At2g02030, translating into MDDGETAPPAAKRRNQKKSAYYIPKELVREILVRLPVESLMRFSCVCKAWGSTISGDASFHRAHLRLQRPLLLVSPQTTAVYGGVHMKKMILYGWEDNQQGTSTPLVHARVRAPTLSSPFRMHDFAHCDGLVLLGSTEAIVRVINPATRSVLSLPWGGCGAMQLHQAFGLGQDPRSHAYKVARCFVTGDKHYKTKMKVFTIGIDHCWRQTMTDPPYPVAARRTATFFKGSLIWTIHESTLGSPAPGFLRFRLDKEDFVLMEPPPCYPRLDYAKSALADLRGELCLACGGGDMMTLDMWMCDNMENPQWDLRYKIDVPPHMPPDFSPIASFGDQIVFKEQYLRTGHYDLKTKTYKNVLWMEDLRCHNPISGKTKYKERHFDNIDVIPFVPSLIPV; encoded by the coding sequence ATGGACGACGGCGAGACGGCACCACCGGCAGCCAAGAGGCGGAACCAGAAGAAGAGTGCGTACTACATACCCAAGGAGCTCGTCCGGGAGATCCTGGTCCGTCTTCCCGTTGAGTCGCTGATGCGGTTCAGCTGCGTCTGCAAGGCGTGGGGATCCACCATCTCCGGCGATGCGTCCTTCCACCGCGCGCACCTCCGCCTCCAGCGGCCGCTCCTGCTCGTCTCCCCACAGACAACTGCAGTTTACGGTGGAGTGCACATGAAGAAGATGATCTTGTATGGGTGGGAGGACAACCAGCAGGGCACCAGCACGCCGCTGGTGCACGCACGAGTTCGCGCACCAACGTTGTCGTCCCCCTTCCGGATGCACGACTTCGCGCACTGCGACGGGCTGGTTCTGCTGGGCAGCACCGAGGCCATCGTGCGCGTGATCAATCCAGCCACACGCAGCGTGCTGTCGCTGCCGTGGGGTGGCTGTGGCGCCATGCAGCTACACCAGGCATTCGGTCTCGGACAAGACCCTCGCTCTCACGCTTACAAGGTGGCTCGCTGCTTCGTCACCGGTGACAAACATTACAAAACCAAGATGAAAGTCTTCACCATTGGGATCGACCACTGCTGGCGGCAGACAATGACGGATCCGCCGTACCCTGTCGCAGCACGGCGAACGGCGACTTTCTTTAAGGGGTCTCTGATCTGGACCATCCATGAGTCCACCCTCGGGAGCCCCGCGCCAGGTTTCCTCCGTTTTCGCTTGGACAAAGAGGACTTTGTGCTAATGGAGCCTCCTCCTTGCTACCCAAGGCTAGACTACGCAAAGTCGGCTCTAGCCGACCTGCGGGGGGAGCTCTGCTTGGCCTGCGGAGGGGGTGACATGATGACACTCGATATGTGGATGTGCGATAACATGGAGAATCCGCAATGGGATCTACGTTACAAAATCGATGTTCCGCCGCATATGCCACCGGATTTCAGTCCAATTGCATCATTTGGTGATCAGATTGTTTTCAAGGAACAATATTTGCGTACCGGACACTACGATCTCAAAACAAAAACTTACAAGAACGTGCTCTGGATGGAGGACTTGAGGTGTCACAATCCAATCTCCGGCAAGACTAAATACAAAGAGAGGCATTTCGACAACATTGATGTAATCCCCTTCGTTCCAAGCCTCATTCCAGTATAG
- the LOC127340294 gene encoding F-box protein At2g34280-like: MDNGETAPPASKRRQKSPYIPHDLVREILVRLPVDSLMRFSCVCKAWGSTISGDASFHRAHLRRQRTCMLLSPFAGFHRHDRGCMRKVAFYRWEASQQGTLDVPLVYATEVPTANKKHKVIHCDGLVLVPAGATVLLLNPATRRARTLPYSPNFSFSSDQVFGFGRDPRSNMYKIARFFYRSAPVTTSDCHYPAVMGNYHNTARMEVFTIRVDRHWRETAGQPPYPVMQWREATSFKGSLLWIIDERALGNVAPGFLRFDLGDETFGLMQLPPWCPSSEYATMGLAELRGELLVARVRDDVEMWVCDNVDNPNWELHHKIVISLWNHLNPIGVFDDDDVVFQDEEMSLLIRYDRQTNSLKAVVHMMYLRYHNPSTDTIEYGNSRFAEKRQSTTLPSKLPLPIITIDVIPYVPSIVPI, encoded by the coding sequence ATGGACAACGGCGAGACAGCACCACCAGCGTCCAAGAGGAGGCAGAAAAGTCCGTACATACCGCACGACCTCGTCCGGGAGATCCTGGTCCGTCTTCCCGTCGACTCGCTGATGCGGTTCAGCTGCGTCTGCAAGGCGTGGGGATCCACCATCTCCGGCGACGCATCCTTCCACCGGGCGCACCTCCGCCGCCAGAGGACATGCATGCTCCTCTCGCCGTTCGCGGGGTTTCACCGCCACGACCGTGGCTGCATGCGCAAGGTCGCCTTCTACAGGTGGGAGGCGAGCCAGCAGGGCACCCTAGACGTGCCCCTCGTGTACGCCACGGAGGTGCCGACCGCCAACAAGAAACACAAGGTCATACACTGTGATGGGCTGGTTCTAGTGCCCGCCGGGGCCACGGTGCTTCTGCTCAACCCGGCCACGCGGCGCGCCCGGACGCTGCCTTATAGCCCCAACTTTTCGTTCTCCAGTGACCAGGTGTTCGGATTTGGACGAGACCCACGTTCCAACATGTATAAGATCGCTCGCTTCTTCTACCGCTCTGCGCCCGTAACAACAAGCGACTGCCACTACCCTGCGGTGATGGGGAACTACCACAACACCGCTAGGATGGAGGTGTTCACCATCAGAGTCGACCGGCATTGGCGTGAGACGGCAGGGCAACCGCCATACCCTGTCATGCAATGGCGAGAGGCAACCTCCTTCAAGGGGTCCCTCCTTTGGATCATCGACGAGCGTGCTCTCGGGAATGTTGCTCCGGGTTTTCTTCGCTTCGACTTGGGGGATGAGACATTCGGGCTCATGCAGCTCCCTCCCTGGTGCCCAAGCTCCGAATATGCTACCATGGGTTTAGCTGAGCTCCGTGGGGAGCTCCTTGTGGCTCGCGTACGTGACGACGTCGAGATGTGGGTGTGCGACAACGTGGACAACCCGAATTGGGAACTACACCACAAGATCGTTATCTCTCTGTGGAATCATCTCAATCCAATTGGTGtgtttgatgatgatgatgtcgtGTTCCAAGATGAAGAGATGAGTCTCCTCATACGCTATGATCGCCAAACTAATTCTCTCAAGGCCGTGGttcatatgatgtacttgaggtaTCACAACCCAAGCACCGACACGATTGAATATGGGAATAGCAGGTTTGCGGAAAAGCGTCAGTCTACAACACTCCCTTCTAAACTCCCGCTCCCTATTATTACCATTGATGTAATCCCCTATGTTCCAAGCATTGTTCCAATCTAG
- the LOC127345528 gene encoding glutathione S-transferase 3, which translates to MAEATATPETSRKLYGYALSSNSVRIAALLNEKGLQYDLVAVDLDNKTPEFLAISPFGQIPAFQDGDDILFESRAISRHIATKYKHLGPDLLPTPSAKLETWLEVESHHFYPAVADLVYEIRVRPRLPGGAPPDPAVVDGLARKVADVLDVYEAHLAAGNRYLAGDVFTLADVNHMAQLLAVSKTPRAAELVAARPHVQAWWEDISARSAWKKTVAALPVSPP; encoded by the exons atggcggaggcgacggcgacgccgGAGACGAGCAGGAAGCTGTACGGGTATGCGCTGTCGTCCAACTCGGTGCGCATCGCGGCGCTGCTCAACGAGAAGGGCCTCCAGTACGACCTCGTCGCCGTCGACCTCGACAACAAGACGCCCGAGTTCCTCGCCATCAGC CCCTTCGGCCAGATCCCCGCGTTCCAGGACGGCGACGACATCCTCTTCG AGTCGCGCGCCATCAGCCGGCACATCGCCACCAAGTACAAGCATCTGGGCCCGGACCTTCTCCCCACGCCGTCGGCGAAGCTGGAGACGTGGCTGGAGGTGGAGTCGCACCACTTCTACCCGGCCgtggcagacctggtgtacgagATCCGCGTGAGGCCCCGTCTGCCGGGCGGCGCGCCGCCGGACCCGGCCGTGGTGGACGGGCTCGCGCGCAAGGTGGCCGACGTGCTCGACGTCTACGAGGCCCACCTCGCCGCCGGGAACAGGTACCTCGCGGGGGACGTCTTCACCCTGGCCGACGTCAACCACATGGCGCAGCTGCTGGCCGTCAGCAAGACGCCCCGGGCGGCGGAGCTCGTCGCGGCCAGGCCGCACGTGCAGGCGTGGTGGGAGGACATCTCCGCACGCTCCGCCTGGAAGAAGACCGTCGCGGCGCTCCCTGTCTCGCCACCGTGA
- the LOC127345529 gene encoding glutathione S-transferase 3, whose product MAPIKLYGMALSSNVVRVAAVLNEKGLDFEIVDVDLRTGAHKHPEFLALNPFGQIPALQDGDEVLYESRAINRYIATKYKSQGPDLVPTPSAKLETWLEVESHHFYPAVSPLVFELLIKPMLGGAPDAAVVDKHAADLAKVLDVYEAHLAKGNKYLAGDAYTLADANHLSYMFMLSKTSKAELVASRPHVKAWWDDISARPAWLKTVASVPLPPGA is encoded by the exons ATGGCGCCGATTAAGCTGTACgggatggccctctcgtcgaacgTGGTACGCGTAGCGGCGGTGCTGAACGAGAAGGGCCTCGACTTCGAGATCGTCGATGTCGACCTCCGCACCGGCGCCCACAAGCACCCTGAATTCCTCGCGCTCAAC CCTTTCGGCCAGATCCCCGCGCTGCAGGACGGAGACGAAGTTCTGTACG AGTCCCGCGCCATCAACCGGTACATCGCGACCAAGTACAAGTCACAGGGCCCGGACCTCGTCCCGACGCCGTCGGCGAAGCTGGAGACGTGGCTGGAGGTGGAGTCGCACCACTTCTACCCGGCCGTGTCGCCGCTGGTGTTCGAGCTCCTCATCAAGCCCATGCTCGGCGGCGCGCCCGACGCCGCCGTGGTCGACAAGCACGCCGCCGACCTCGCCAAGGTGCTCGACGTCTACGAGGCGCACCTCGCCAAGGGCAACAAGTACCTCGCCGGCGACGCGTACACGCTCGCCGACGCCAACCACCTGAGCTACATGTTCATGCTGAGCAAGACCTCCAAGGCGGAGCTCGTGGCGTCCAGGCCCCACGTCAAGGCGTGGTGGGACGACATCTCCGCCCGCCCCGCGTGGCTCAAGACCGTCGCCTCCGTCCCCCTCCCGCCCGGCGCTTAA